Genomic DNA from Macadamia integrifolia cultivar HAES 741 chromosome 6, SCU_Mint_v3, whole genome shotgun sequence:
TATTATGGGAAAAAAGAAACCTAGAAGGTAGCGTGGCCTCTACAACTAGAGACAGAGAGGGATGCAATGACCGCCTTGTCcctatgaaaaatgaaaatcccatTACTGTTGATGATTCCAATGTGCTCCCATTGATCATTGTGCTGGTGTAAGGGCCATGTTGCCTTTAAGGTAACCTTCTCCCATTAATTATAGTATGTTACTATATTAATATAGCTAAAGGTTTAATGCACGATCATGCATGATGCACGGCCATAAATATAATGTAGGATGAGGGTCTACGGTGCATCCCCTCCCCAATTAATATTTATGATACTATTATGTTATAGTATATGAACCAGATACAGGAAAACAAATCCAACAGTGTAAAAACTGACCGAATAagaatcgaaaccaaatcagTTCGGTTTGAATATCGATTTTTAGAACTAACATGTTTCTCAATTTGATTCAGGATCACACCAACACTATCCGGTTCGGACCAGTTTACACCCTTACTTGCATGTGACTTAAAATCCATGTAGTTAGTGCACTAATTAGGATGTTGGGATCTCTCATTTGATGGGCTTCACTGATTGGATGAACTTCGAcacctctatatatatatatatacatagggaaaaggttgggtatgtcgCTGATATAAagtcccatatatatatatatatatatatatatatttaagacCCTACGATCTCTTACAGTCATACATTCTCATTACTGACTATTACTACAGATCAGGATCCTGCCAACAAAATCTTCTTTGGGAGACATACCAACAACAGATAAATGTTCTAGACGATTATATGGTCTAGTATCTAGATGATTTATCACAGTCAACCATATTCAAACTATTCTCAATTCTCATGGGATGGATGGGTTTGTCACAGTAGACAAAGAATTGTTTGGTATGCAAAAGGAGAGTATATATTAAGTGTAAGCCTGCTGTCCCATACTCCCTAGAGAGTATCATGTGATAAGATGGAGAGGTGGTCCTACACAAAACCTAAATGGGTGACAAGGAGAACTTACAAAAATGTTCACAATAAGCCTTGTTACTGGTGCTCCCTTCAATACCAATAGATTATAACATTGATAAAGCAAAAATTCCTGTTAACTAATCTCAAAAaactattctcttttcttcagaAACTTAGGAAAAGGTGTTTGATTCCATGATTGCTAGCTCTTCTAAAAGATCAGTACTGAAAGCAATTTATTAATTTCTTTGGTCAAGTAgctttcattttaaaaaatgaagCAAAGTGTATGAGAAATTATTATGGGTATTATATACACTTCTTGCTTTGTATTGTGGGTGGAGGTGGGAAAAGGTGTCTTAAAGACAAAGAAAAGCATGGCCAAAAGATATCAAGAATTTCTTTTTACCTATACATGAATTAGAATTACAGATCACCCATATCAAAAGGAATGAAGAGAGGTAGACTTGATCCACAAAACAAAGATCTAGCTACAAGGATCTACCATCTAAAGATTAAGTTGTTTGGCATCTTAATCAGATCAGAAAGGTGAACTAGACAGATTAAATGATAGACTAAGATATATACAACATTTTTTCAGGACAAACACTTATcatattttattagaaaactAAGCAAGTATGCATCGAATGATGTTGAGTAGGCAAGTTAGGAGCAAATGATTCAGACCACCCAGATGGTCAAGATAGGACCACTAGGAGCCCACATCATTCCACAGTTCCTCCTTTTAGGGAAGCAAAGCAAACAAATCCTTTCACTATCTTCCATATATACCAACTCCTTGATGAGATTGTTCAGTCACCCAATTCAATGGGGGATGGTAGAGATGATGTTATTGGAAAGAATGAAGACTCTGATTCTGGTGACAATTTCTCTTCCATTAGCTTGGCTAGCCAAGATCAAGAATCCTCCTCTCCTACAGATGATGATTCCCAACATTTTCAAGAATCTGATTTCGAGTTTGGTTGTGTTCCACCAAGCTCTCCTACTAATGACCTCAATAAGAGCTCACCAGCTGATGTTTTGTTCTTCAATGGTCGTCTTCTACCTCATGCATTCCCATCTGAATCATCAGTTAAGAATAATATTGGAAGGATTAATGGCCATCGTTCTCATGTCAGTAGCCGCACCAGTAGTATCAGTAGTAGCAAGGATTCATTACTATCATCTCGAAGCAACAGCAGGAGCAGCAGTTGCAGTAGTACTGGAAGAACAAGCTCTTGTGAGAACATTGAGAAGAGATTGTTGGGTAGTTCAGAACAACCTTCAGATGATCAAATTGCCACAAGAAGGGTTCCAATTACAAGAAACCAGATGAGTAATAGATCGATTAGGCTACAATCTCAGGTGTCTAATCAAAGGTGGCAGTTCATAGCTCCGGCACCAATCTTAACACCCACTACTTCAATTCCGCCGCGACGAAAAAGAGGTGAGATTCTGGTGCCAGAAGAGTTGAGATCCAAGAAACAGGTGAAGAACAATAAGaacaaaaggagctcaacatggtttgttcCAAGATTCTTCAGGTCTTTTATGTCCACCTGCAGAGCATGTCATGCCCTTGAGCCATCCAAGAGAGGAGCAAATCTGAGTtgagatgaattttttttttttaattacattaATATTACACAGCTATATATGGAggaattttgattatttttccaTGAATtgtattgatttggttttttaATGATCTTGGGTTCTTATTACAGTAACCAATAAGTGATGTTTCGCAATGAGAATTTAGATATTGATGTCCTATTTATACATTATAGTCAATAACTCTCTCATCTGCATGCCTCGACTGCCAAAACTCTTAACTTGCTTTGACATCTACATGGTTTAACTGTTAACAGCAAAGACTACCATTTtggcatttttcttttccttggacCATCACACTGCAGTGCTGCTAAAAATTGTgagagaaataataataataataataataataataataataataataataataaaaggacaAGGTTtgtaaattaaaacaaaatttcacATCAAGACAGAGATAGTGTGGTTTCCCAAATCtcgagagcggatcaggttaTCGTACAAGAATTATTTTCGTATGATTTTGATCCATACCCATGGAATCCACAATAGAAAAAGCCTTGTGGTGAATACCATGTGTGGGATAAGGATCGTAACCTTATCCACactcaccccccacccccactctCTTTCCTAACCCTCACTATTTAAAGATTGGAAATGAAAAACCTCCTTTGCCTAAATTGGTATACAAGtgtttgggggaaaaaaaatccataagatcaatatttaaaaaaatggaaGTAATTTTCTGTTTCGGAGCATAATGTACGCAGTGCTCCCTGAGTCTCCCTCTCTTCTATCCTTTCACAAGAGAAGTGCAGATATATCATTTCATTAtggtaggagagagatagactctGGAAGCGCTAACATACACTGCGCTCTCAGACATAGTtcgtttttccttttaaaaaataattttcataaataaaggCAAAAGGATTTGCTACGCCATTGTATAATATCCCTTGCACATAATTTTTTTAGGGGACAGGAATGCTCCCTAGTCCTACAGCCCCTACTCCCAGGCATAGAAGGTGACAAAATGATGCACCCACACTtgtcaaaaacccaaaaatcccacCTCCAATTGATGCCCATGTGTATTCCCCCATTGGCCCACACTAGCACAGGGGTGTGCGACCAAAGAatgttcttttccctttttttattatttctttcaattGCTTTAGAAAATGTGGCAAGAATTGAACTTAAAAGGTATTCCAATATTTAGCCAGCTTTCTTTCCCCAATGATTGCGAGTTTTCAAGAAGAGTTTGGGCCTCTAGCCCATTGGATTTCAAACctgattttctttccatttcctCTTTTAATAATTTGGTTATGTATTTCTTCAACTTTAATGATATGCCTAGATAGTTTTGCCCCGTTCTCTTTGATGGTTACCTGCAATTTCATATGGAAACATAGAAACCAAGGTATCTTTCCACATGAAAAACCAAATTCCGTATACTATCCATATGGAAACATAGAAACCAAGTTATTTTTTCACATGAAAAACCAAATTCCGTATATTATCCTTAAATAGGTAAAGTATTGGATTAGTAATGGGTATGCTTAAATTTTTTCTGCATCTCAGGTAATTAACCATTATTCCCAATTTGGTACATCTTTTcctattcctctctctctctctctctctctctctctctcaatagaAGATTCTTGTAATCACAGATTTATTAGATCAGTCTAATAATATTTCTGGATGGGCATATGCCAttattcataaaagaaaatgtaTCTTACTTGAGGCTAATTATctgatcaagaaaaaaaaaaaaatgtgaggcAACATCGAGGGGACTACTtcaggagtttttttttttttttctgagtaaACTTCAATGATTGATGAAAGCACAAGAAAATGGATAGGTGGTGAACCATATTTGGAGCCATGTTGAAGAGTTAACCCAATTTTTTTATGGAACTAACAAGCAACCTTGGCCTTGGATAACAATACCTCTCTGTTTGGAAACAGAGCTCTTCTTGACCCAtccaacttttttattttaaaactaaTGATGGGCTAGTTTTGAGATTAGAAATATTGCCAAAGAGGCAATGACTAGGAAATACTTGGTAGATAATGTCAATATGTTGTATAAATTATGCTACTATGTGTAggctttttctttgattttagagagagagagagagagagaccctctATATAAAATGCGTTCTAGTATGGGCTATCAAACACCACATGCTACCAAATACGCTAGGCATTTGTTCATTTGAATCAAGAGGTTTTCTTATTTTCGAAAAGAGTTAAACAAAGTTTTACTGGTATATAAGAATGTGCAATACACATAGATTTCGAATTACATGCATCTAGAAGCCATGAAGAAAGTGGACTAATCAGTTCTATACGTCAAAAGCCAAACCCTCCTTGCAAGGGAGTAGCCAAACCATTTCCTCCGTTGGAATAAAAGTAAAAGCATACGATTCTAAATTAAATACCAAATAAGTTTTATATGATAATAGCGAAAGTATTTCTTTCCCAGATGGGGAAAAATCACAATAGCAAAAGTGCTTGAATTAAGAGGTTCGACCCttgaaacaagaaaaaataatgagTCATATTCCCTATTCATAAACGTCACATGTGATATTTTGGCATCAAGAACTTGGTAAAATAAGGTATTAAATatagaattgattgggatttgCTAACCTCACAGAATGTGTGGATCGACCGCAagtcatttcatggttttaaaagtTAGGATGGATTTGgtcaattcaattcaaaattaaTCGGCCTTATTCTGCTTAACCATAGCTGTTACTAATTGAGTATGATTAAGTATGGTCGAGGAGGACAATTTTGACTGATTCTAAACACAATCAAATTAGAATCGATGGAGACCAATAATATGAGATTGGTAGtcatgaaaattaatttttcaagATTTGAGTTTCATGATCCTTATGTTTCAATCATCAgccttaaatttttatttatttattatttacctATTTGATAGATGTATAGGACTCCTACTCCTAAGAATCCACAtggatttttaccaaaaaacaaaagaatccaCATGGATTTGTTAGGAAGGGGATCCACAAGAGGCAATGGGAGGTCTACAAGCATTTTGGTTGGTAAATGGATTCCTTTTACTCTGTCTACTGCAGCTCCGTACCAAATCTGTCCTCAGGCGCCCACTTTGATTGGACAACTAATTGACCCTCATACTCATTCATGGAGGACAGAAAATTAACATTTTTCAGATCATTgatcaaaaaattatttttatctcTCTTTCTATTCTGCCTATAGAGGATAAATTCATTTAGGCACCAACCTCAAATTGGCTTAGGCATTaccattaggggtgtcaaaaagcCAGGCCAGCCCTAGGCTGCCTGAGCCATCCTTGAGCCCGAACATGGCTTGGGCTAAGTTTTGCAACCCTTAGGGTAGGCCTTGGCTGAGGCTTTGGGCTGAGCTCAACCTAGCCCTACTCAACCCTATATACTTTActaccacatata
This window encodes:
- the LOC122082799 gene encoding uncharacterized protein LOC122082799; its protein translation is MGDGRDDVIGKNEDSDSGDNFSSISLASQDQESSSPTDDDSQHFQESDFEFGCVPPSSPTNDLNKSSPADVLFFNGRLLPHAFPSESSVKNNIGRINGHRSHVSSRTSSISSSKDSLLSSRSNSRSSSCSSTGRTSSCENIEKRLLGSSEQPSDDQIATRRVPITRNQMSNRSIRLQSQVSNQRWQFIAPAPILTPTTSIPPRRKRGEILVPEELRSKKQVKNNKNKRSSTWFVPRFFRSFMSTCRACHALEPSKRGANLS